A genome region from Geothermobacter hydrogeniphilus includes the following:
- a CDS encoding branched-chain amino acid ABC transporter permease, which yields MHTTQDLLQFIFSGLTSGAVYALIALGFCVVSNTMGIVNFVQVDFVSLGGMLMFSALFTAGLPMVPGLLLAVSGVALVAMLVERIGLRPSRSDHHLVLIFLTVGLSIILRGLMKLIWGKNRMALPPLTPDEPISILGATVLPQALWLLLLTCVAIGLLTWFFYRTSLGLSMRAVASNPTAAAVVGIPPGRVRMTSYAVAGALGGLAGVLVTPITTLSYDVGVLLGLKGFAAAILGGFGSFPGAILGGVGLGLLESLSAGYLSSAYKDVVAFVVLLLVLFIRPKGLLGRS from the coding sequence GTGCACACCACCCAGGACCTGCTGCAATTCATCTTCTCCGGACTCACCAGCGGGGCGGTCTACGCCCTGATCGCGCTGGGATTCTGTGTTGTCAGCAACACCATGGGGATTGTCAATTTCGTCCAGGTCGATTTCGTTTCGCTGGGCGGCATGCTGATGTTCTCAGCCCTGTTTACCGCCGGACTGCCGATGGTGCCGGGTCTGCTGCTGGCGGTGTCCGGGGTGGCCCTGGTGGCGATGCTGGTCGAACGGATCGGCCTGCGCCCTTCACGCTCCGACCATCACCTGGTGCTGATTTTCCTGACCGTCGGCCTGTCGATTATCCTGCGCGGCCTGATGAAACTGATCTGGGGCAAAAACCGCATGGCCCTGCCGCCATTGACCCCGGATGAACCGATCAGCATCCTCGGAGCAACGGTTCTTCCCCAGGCCCTGTGGCTGCTGCTGCTGACCTGTGTCGCCATCGGCCTGCTGACCTGGTTTTTTTACCGCACCTCGCTGGGGCTGTCGATGCGCGCCGTCGCCAGCAACCCGACCGCCGCCGCGGTGGTCGGCATCCCGCCGGGGCGGGTCAGGATGACCAGTTACGCAGTAGCCGGCGCCCTCGGCGGTCTGGCCGGCGTGCTGGTCACGCCGATCACCACCCTCAGCTATGATGTCGGGGTGCTGCTCGGATTGAAGGGGTTCGCCGCCGCCATCCTCGGCGGATTCGGCTCCTTTCCCGGGGCCATTCTCGGCGGCGTCGGCCTCGGGCTGCTGGAATCGCTGTCAGCCGGCTACCTGTCGAGCGCCTACAAGGACGTGGTGGCCTTCGTCGTGCTGCTGCTGGTGCTGTTTATCCGCCCGAAAGGGCTGTTGGGGAGGTCATAA